ACATACAGAAAAATGAGGAACCCAGGCTTCAGGGGAATCCAGCTTACGTGCCGCAACTGCAACTGTTTGTGTCCATGTTTTTTGAGCACAAATGCGTAGCACCGCTTGGGGAACAAGGATGAAACGTTGCCATTTAGAACGCGGGGGATTTCGTAGCTCCATAGCCTGTAGTACCTGTGTGAACGTGCGTTGGATAAGCGGAATGAAGTGAATCATAAGCGCTAAGCTTAACGCCGGTTCCCAACTACGTTTACCAAGTATAGGGCGCAGAAACCACGAAAGGGCAAGCCCAAGCTGACGAGCGGAGCTTGTTGTTGCAAGCAGAATCCCAATCCCAATAAGGATGGTCAGTCGCAGAGCCAGCGTGCCTGCTTCCAGTGCTGCTGTTTGGTAATCCGGCGTTATGCCTTGGAGGAGGGGAGTGCAATCCAGTGCGAATTTAATTCCTGCCCACGTAACAATAAAGTAAATGTATGTTGCAACAGCGCGTTGACCAAGATTGATGTGCACACGATTGCTGATTCCAAGAATAAGAATACCAAATGCATATATGCAAAGCGCGTACACCGGAACATGCCACGTGAGCATTCCGATAGCGGCAGCAAGGATGATTTTTAAGCGCGGATCAAATGAATTGAGTGATAAATTTTTCATAAATACGGTTGAGTAAAAGTGAATATGTACATATGCCGTCGTTGCACTCGCATAGCCCGTAACACTAGCGTAGTCTACGGTACATAGAGGCAGGCTGCAATTGCAGTGTGCGA
This sequence is a window from Halodesulfovibrio sp. MK-HDV. Protein-coding genes within it:
- a CDS encoding energy-coupling factor transporter transmembrane component T, translated to MKNLSLNSFDPRLKIILAAAIGMLTWHVPVYALCIYAFGILILGISNRVHINLGQRAVATYIYFIVTWAGIKFALDCTPLLQGITPDYQTAALEAGTLALRLTILIGIGILLATTSSARQLGLALSWFLRPILGKRSWEPALSLALMIHFIPLIQRTFTQVLQAMELRNPPRSKWQRFILVPQAVLRICAQKTWTQTVAVAARKLDSPEAWVPHFSVCYRDIIISLCILLAATSPLSLIQI